One Campylobacter concisus DNA window includes the following coding sequences:
- a CDS encoding flagellar motor protein MotB codes for MGKLIDPKECPKCMPEWLATFGDLMSLLLCFFVLLLSMATMDAKKMEAAVGSLAGALSVLEGGARPENQIEKETDPENTRAKKISKQKGSQSELNMNVKKINELLAASGAPEITMEESEDGFIVRLPAAMLFDKDSAKISGEDAKLFLKRIGMIVAKMPNDVKADIIGHTDNIEPSKDSAYKNNWQLSTARALSVVEELINDGVPQNRIIASGKASFDPIASNSTEDGRAKNNRVEIHFISLEPKNKEATKKSILDMRN; via the coding sequence ATGGGTAAATTAATAGATCCTAAAGAGTGTCCAAAGTGTATGCCTGAGTGGCTTGCTACTTTTGGCGATCTCATGTCGCTTTTGCTTTGCTTTTTCGTTTTGCTTCTTTCGATGGCAACAATGGATGCTAAAAAGATGGAGGCTGCTGTTGGCTCGCTAGCTGGCGCTCTAAGCGTACTTGAAGGCGGTGCTAGACCTGAAAATCAGATAGAAAAAGAGACAGATCCAGAAAATACTCGTGCAAAAAAGATAAGTAAGCAAAAGGGCTCACAAAGTGAGCTAAATATGAATGTTAAAAAGATAAATGAGCTGCTAGCTGCTAGTGGAGCGCCCGAGATTACGATGGAAGAGAGTGAAGATGGCTTTATCGTAAGGCTTCCAGCGGCTATGCTTTTTGATAAGGATAGTGCTAAAATTTCTGGCGAAGATGCGAAGCTATTTTTAAAACGAATAGGCATGATTGTGGCGAAAATGCCTAATGATGTAAAAGCCGATATCATCGGCCATACAGATAATATAGAACCAAGCAAAGACTCAGCTTATAAAAATAACTGGCAGCTCTCAACTGCAAGGGCTTTAAGTGTGGTTGAAGAGCTAATCAACGATGGCGTGCCACAAAATAGAATAATAGCTTCTGGCAAAGCTTCGTTTGATCCGATCGCTAGCAACAGCACAGAAGATGGCAGAGCTAAGAACAATAGAGTAGAAATTCACTTCATATCGCTTGAGCCAAAAAATAAAGAGGCTACTAAGAAAAGTATCCTTGATATGAGGAATTAG
- a CDS encoding motility protein A yields the protein MDLGTVVGWVLTLVLLFGSMAIGVGIGPYIDIPSVMIVFGGTIGVMMVGFKMETLKGIGKFYGIAVKPSVVVNLPETIKKIVDYSTKARRDGILSLESEVNNETNQFLKKGLSMAVDGNEPDAIRALLEIDIDQTSARHTNNIKIFEQIGGFAGAMGMIGTLIGLVAMLLNMSDPSAIGPSMAVALLTTLYGAMIGNIIGAPVANILSIRDSDEALEKQVILEGIMAIQAGDNPRTLEAKLLAFLPPKDRKSQFE from the coding sequence ATGGATTTAGGAACCGTCGTCGGCTGGGTTTTGACCCTGGTGCTTTTGTTTGGATCAATGGCGATAGGCGTTGGTATAGGACCATACATCGATATTCCTTCTGTGATGATCGTTTTTGGTGGTACTATCGGCGTTATGATGGTTGGCTTCAAGATGGAGACGCTTAAAGGAATCGGTAAATTTTATGGCATTGCTGTTAAACCATCAGTCGTAGTAAATTTACCTGAGACTATAAAAAAAATAGTCGATTATTCAACTAAAGCTAGACGTGATGGTATCTTATCGCTCGAAAGCGAAGTAAATAACGAAACAAATCAGTTTTTGAAAAAAGGGCTTTCAATGGCTGTCGATGGTAACGAGCCAGATGCTATAAGAGCGCTTTTAGAGATTGACATAGACCAAACTAGTGCTAGACATACAAATAACATTAAAATTTTTGAACAAATTGGCGGTTTTGCTGGTGCGATGGGTATGATCGGTACTCTAATAGGTCTTGTTGCGATGCTTCTTAACATGTCAGATCCTAGTGCGATCGGTCCATCAATGGCGGTTGCTTTGCTTACGACACTTTATGGTGCGATGATAGGTAACATCATCGGTGCACCTGTGGCAAATATCCTCTCAATACGTGACTCTGACGAGGCACTTGAAAAACAAGTCATTTTAGAGGGCATCATGGCGATACAAGCAGGGGATAATCCAAGAACCCTTGAAGCTAAGCTCTTGGCGTTTTTACCACCAAAAGATAGAAAAAGTCAGTTTGAATAA
- the glmU gene encoding bifunctional UDP-N-acetylglucosamine diphosphorylase/glucosamine-1-phosphate N-acetyltransferase GlmU yields the protein MNNTSIIILAAGLGTRMKSKRPKVLFELCGEPMIIHILKQAYAITNDVSVVLHYEKELISKKIKEIFPQTKIFEQDLANFPGTAGAIKSVNLSGEKVLVTCGDMPLVKSTDLMRLANAEADVVMSSFEAANPFGYGRVIIKNGKVEGIVEQKDASEAQLAIKSVNAGCYCFKREALEQILPLISNQNAQKEYYLTDAIKIANEKGLKCVAVSVSEQNFMGINDKFQLSIAEKIMQDEIKQNLMKAGVLMRMPESIFIDSRAKFEGECVLEENVSILGECVITESVIKSSSVIESSVIKNSDIGPLAHIRPNSEISNTHIGNFVEVKKGVLSGVKAGHLSYLGDCEIESGTNIGCGTITCNYDGKAKYKTKIGKNVFVGSDTQLVAPVNIADNVIIAAGSTITKDVESGALAISRGRQENKSGFFEKFFGKDDVKK from the coding sequence ATGAACAATACTTCAATCATAATTTTAGCGGCTGGTCTTGGCACCAGAATGAAATCAAAACGCCCAAAAGTTCTATTTGAGCTATGTGGCGAGCCAATGATCATTCACATATTAAAGCAAGCTTATGCGATCACAAATGACGTTAGCGTCGTGCTTCACTACGAAAAAGAGTTAATTAGCAAAAAGATAAAAGAAATTTTCCCTCAAACTAAAATTTTCGAGCAAGATCTAGCAAATTTTCCAGGCACTGCTGGCGCGATAAAGAGCGTAAATTTAAGCGGCGAAAAGGTGCTTGTAACTTGTGGCGATATGCCTCTTGTAAAATCAACCGATCTAATGCGCCTAGCAAATGCTGAAGCGGACGTGGTTATGAGCTCATTTGAAGCGGCAAATCCTTTTGGCTACGGCAGAGTTATCATAAAAAATGGTAAAGTTGAAGGCATCGTCGAGCAAAAAGATGCGAGCGAAGCGCAACTTGCGATAAAAAGCGTAAATGCTGGCTGCTACTGCTTTAAACGCGAAGCGCTAGAGCAAATTTTACCACTCATAAGCAACCAAAACGCGCAAAAAGAGTACTACCTAACTGACGCCATAAAAATAGCAAATGAAAAGGGTTTAAAGTGCGTTGCAGTGAGTGTTAGCGAGCAAAATTTCATGGGCATAAACGATAAATTTCAGCTTAGTATCGCTGAAAAAATAATGCAAGATGAGATCAAGCAAAATTTGATGAAGGCTGGCGTTTTGATGCGCATGCCTGAGAGCATTTTCATAGATAGCAGGGCTAAATTTGAAGGCGAATGCGTGCTCGAAGAAAACGTAAGTATCCTTGGCGAGTGCGTCATCACAGAGAGCGTCATCAAAAGCTCATCGGTGATCGAAAGCAGCGTCATCAAAAACTCAGACATCGGCCCACTAGCTCACATAAGGCCAAATTCTGAAATTTCTAACACACATATAGGAAATTTTGTCGAGGTTAAAAAAGGCGTTCTTAGCGGCGTAAAAGCTGGACACTTAAGCTATCTTGGCGACTGCGAGATAGAAAGTGGCACAAATATCGGTTGTGGCACAATCACGTGCAACTACGACGGCAAGGCAAAATACAAAACCAAGATCGGCAAAAACGTCTTTGTTGGCTCAGATACCCAGCTAGTTGCCCCTGTCAATATCGCTGATAATGTTATCATCGCAGCTGGCAGCACCATCACAAAAGATGTTGAGAGTGGAGCGCTAGCGATTAGCAGAGGTCGTCAAGAGAACAAAAGCGGCTTTTTTGAGAAATTCTTTGGCAAAGACGATGTTAAAAAATAA
- the coaBC gene encoding bifunctional phosphopantothenoylcysteine decarboxylase/phosphopantothenate--cysteine ligase CoaBC, which produces MLKNKKILLAVCGSIAFYKAYEILSLLKKQGADVYVALSDGALEFCSVSGFEALSEHKILSSQTQNWQDGVNHIAYSKMDLVLIAPASVNTINKLTAGICDNVFMQTLIAASHVPLVVAPAANNNMIEHFATQNSLEILKKNGALVVEPVLKTLACGDVGKGGLASPEVIVEAAIKRLSKPLFAGKKVVITGGATTEKIDDVRAITNFSSGKMARALARAFYYADAEVKLLASFEAENEPFECLKFSSSSELLELCKSECESANLLVMCAAVSDFMPTKIDGKIKKEDVGEILSLSLKRNVDILQSLKEFKCKKIGFKLEISSESAHKNARAMLEQKGLDAVCLNILGEKNGFASEQNEVNFITKNSETLLPLAAKDEIARHIVELAANL; this is translated from the coding sequence ATGTTAAAAAATAAAAAAATTTTACTAGCAGTTTGCGGTAGCATCGCCTTTTATAAAGCTTACGAGATTTTATCACTGCTCAAAAAGCAAGGCGCTGATGTTTATGTGGCTTTAAGCGACGGAGCACTTGAATTTTGCAGTGTAAGCGGCTTTGAGGCGCTAAGTGAGCATAAAATTTTAAGTTCACAAACACAAAACTGGCAAGATGGCGTAAATCATATAGCCTACTCTAAAATGGATCTAGTTCTAATCGCTCCAGCCTCGGTAAATACGATAAATAAACTAACAGCTGGCATCTGTGACAATGTCTTCATGCAAACACTAATCGCCGCCTCACACGTGCCCTTAGTTGTCGCTCCAGCTGCAAATAACAATATGATCGAGCACTTCGCGACGCAAAACTCACTTGAAATTTTAAAGAAAAACGGTGCTTTAGTGGTTGAGCCAGTTTTAAAAACTCTAGCTTGCGGTGACGTTGGCAAAGGCGGTCTTGCAAGCCCTGAAGTGATAGTAGAAGCTGCCATTAAAAGGCTTAGTAAGCCTCTTTTTGCAGGCAAAAAAGTAGTGATCACTGGTGGCGCGACGACAGAAAAGATAGATGACGTTAGAGCCATTACAAATTTCTCAAGTGGCAAGATGGCAAGAGCCTTGGCAAGAGCCTTTTACTATGCGGACGCAGAGGTAAAATTACTTGCTAGCTTTGAAGCGGAAAACGAGCCATTTGAATGCCTTAAATTTAGCTCAAGCAGTGAGCTTTTAGAGCTTTGCAAGAGCGAGTGCGAGAGCGCGAATTTACTTGTGATGTGTGCTGCAGTAAGCGATTTTATGCCGACAAAAATTGATGGCAAGATAAAAAAAGAGGACGTTGGCGAAATTTTAAGCTTAAGTCTAAAGAGAAATGTCGATATTTTGCAAAGCTTAAAAGAGTTTAAATGCAAAAAGATCGGCTTTAAGCTTGAAATCTCAAGTGAGAGCGCACACAAAAATGCTAGAGCAATGCTAGAGCAAAAAGGGCTTGACGCAGTTTGTCTAAATATCTTGGGTGAGAAAAATGGCTTTGCAAGCGAG